The following is a genomic window from Patagioenas fasciata isolate bPatFas1 chromosome 1, bPatFas1.hap1, whole genome shotgun sequence.
TAAAACAAGCATAACCTCACTGCAATAGTGGCAGCCAAAAGCACACAGTCACCCACAGGTCTGGAGCCTCCTGCCAAATATTTCAGAATGAAGATTGACTTGGGAGGCTCCTTTTAAACACCTACATACAAGAATCGGGCTTGCATGCAGCAACCAATTCAACACTGAATGCTGTACCCACACACATCAGGGAAGACTCATCCCAAATGCCAGTGTTGCCTTTCCTGCATGCTTGGAGAACACAAAACTCTTCCAAACCATGCTCTGGTGACCTTGAGAGACATGAGGTGTTTCTCACAGCAGAGCAGGAGCAATACCAGCAGCTTACCTAGCAGCGTCGAGGCCGCCTCCACGGCACCGTTGTAGATCTCTGTGCTATGAGAAGGCAGCACCATCTCCCACAGGCCCTGAGCATAGTTGATGACCTGGAAGTAGCCACAGGTGGACAGTGCCCACCACACTGACCAGCAGAGCAATGTCCGGGAGGAATAGCACTGTAGGAGATCCCACCAGAGATCTCTGAGCACCTTTACGATGTCGACTTTCTGCTCCTGCATAGActggagaaggaaggggagagaaatgTTAGTCTTTCTTTATAAATACTTGTCACTGCTTCACAAAGCCGCCCCTTTCAAGTGGTCTGATTACCGATGAGTGACAGTAGCCCTCTTGGGCACAAACCCCCACAGAGTAATGGATGAAAAGCTTCCCCATGCCACAGTCCCAGCAGTGGGCCTCTGCCCTAACCAGGGCTGTCCCCTTACATGTAGAAAAATGGCTCAGTCCCAGGCACCCTCTCAATCTCTGGCTTTCTCACACAGAGAGCAGAAGCTGCTAGTTGTTAGAGGTACTACGTGAGCAACTGAAGGGTACCATAGAAAAGAGACGGGAGAACAGGATAATATATCCACTTTGACCAGACAGGATCAGAAGCCAGCCATTCAAATCATAAAGGCAAAACATCACTGACACTTTTGATGAGTCCTGGTCCAAACTCAATCAAATCCAGTAGCACAGAGAAGATGAGAGCCACCAGCGGAgtacttttttccccacaaataaGTAGGGTTTTTTTAGTAGTAGCATTCAGGGATTATAAATATTCAAAGAAGCAATCTCATTACACCACTCTCTACCCCTGTTAATATTTGCCAAGGCTCTGAATGTGAGAGATGTTGCCTGGGGATCTGAAGAGAAATGGAAGCTCCTTCCACTGGACACTTCTATCACAAACAGCAGCTCCTGTATATACAAGTGCTCTGACAAATGCCATGAGATAAAAATGAAACCTTCCCCTCCAaattttttccagaaaaagcaCAAAAGCAGGCAGACCCATGAAGAGGTTtgaaaaaacactttgaaaatgGATCATTTCCAGCAACAGGAGATGACAACAAATGAACATTGCATTTTATCTATACAGGCTGTTGCAGTCCTGTTCCAAACCACTTTATGCCAACAGCAGCCGAGGAAATTAGTGTATCTTTACTTTGCAGACAGAGTTGCTAACTATATTTCCTGCACACACAAACAGAGTCTTTGTAGACAGGTGAGATCCTTCTTGTGTAAGTCAGAGCAATGGTTACTTCACATGAGACTGGGCAGAGCCCCTGAGGCCCACCTGGCACCTCTGTCCCCCTTGAGCTTGGACTCCCTGTAGGGAAACATACAGCAAGGTCACAGGACTGAGCTATTGCACTTTGTGCAATTGCACATTCAGTTACACAGCGCTTTccagtcagcagcagcagcaactttGGGCTCTTGGCAACACGCCCTTCCCCTGGGGGAACCGTGCAGTGTGTACTTTGGAAAAACTATTCTCCATGAGCCATAAAACCTATTGTAAGGCATTTCTACTAAAACCTCCAAAAGACCATAGCCTAACTCTGTCTTGAATTCTATTTTTTCCACCCCTCAAAGCGTCACGGATTTCTGAGCATCTCTATTAAACACCACACAGTCCCCACTTGCTTCACACCCAGGTGCCATTCCTCCGAAGCCCAGCAGAACAACCTGGGAAGAGAGCATCTTGCAGCAAGACAACTTTAGCAATGTAACTACCACACAGAAGGTTTCACACAAAGCTCAAGTTTAGGGGCAGGAGAACCGGGGAAGTGAACTGCCATATGTGCTGCGAAAAATGCTTTGGCATATCCAGCCCAAGCATGTCCTGATAAGCTAGAAAGACCCATCCATCCTCCCACCACCTGGCAACGCTTCTTCAGTACAATTATTCCTACAGCCATTCATTTATGTTTGTTAAATATAGTTGTTGTTACCTTAGTAAGGACTATCATCACACTCCAATGCCTTTTAGCTCTTAGCACCTGGTATAACTGAATAGTTATGCAGGTGtacttgctcattttttttttttttttattttcaccatTAATTTCAAATCACCCTGGCTCTCACAGAATGGGAGCAAGATAAATGGGATGCATAAGCAATATTAATGCCTTAGTCATTATTGGCACAGAATCCGTCTTAAATAACCTTCAGTATGCAAGTATAACATAGTTAAAAATACTTTTGCTCACACAGGACTGTGCTGGATGGGGCAGGATTAGGTCCCTGGAATGTTAATACCTTTAATTCCCTGCTGTACCCAGAAGAAGCTGGAAGTGGCCCTGGGTGCTGCCTCCCCCAACCCAGCTAACAGGGGCCTACTTGCTAACTGAAATTCCCATTAGCTGACTAAACCAAGAGCCACACTCATTTTCTGGCTTGTTCTCAGAAGGAGCACAGCCTCCTCCGGATCGCGGAGCAAGGCTGAACTCTTCCCACGGCCCCGAATCCCCTCGCACACCCGCACTGCCCCACTGCAGTGTGGCATAGACCTGCCCAGCCCGCAGCTGCACACTCGTGTGGGGCCTCAACACTGGAGGCTGCCGGCTCGTCACCCTGCAGAACCCAAAACGTCCCAGTGCTGAACAAGGGCACCTGCACACCTGTTTCCATACATGTGACTTTGTTAGAGGTTTTAGTCCACAAAAGCCACAAGCTGGGGCACTACTCTGGCACTCTCATGGGCTGCATTAAGCTGTTACTATGCAAAGGTGTTTTTGTGGTTTATCCATGTGCTGTCCCACAATAATTAATCTATGTCAGTCTCTAAGTACTCTCAAGGACTACTGCAGTTTCCTTCCAGGATCATAAAAGAAAACCCAATTACTACACAGCTTATTACTGCACAACTTGCACAACAATTGAAGTAACAAGGGTTTTCAAAAATGCCAAGTGCAGGAAGAATTGCCTTGTTTCTGCAAGTCACAGGGTGCCTccagaaacacacacagaattTGGAGAGATGATACACAATTTTTAAGTGCCCCAGAGATGTTGCTTGCTATGTACTGTTGAGCAGTAATTTGACACCCAGAGAATCTTCATCACAGCTTTGTGAGACATGCAGAACAACTTTAGAAAATCTAATGAGCAGACTACCATGTTTGATCAGCAAAAGGAAGCCGGGAATTAATTTTCCTGTGCCATAAATAAGGAAGTTGGACAAGCAAAAGGATACTTTTTTGCCATTAGATATTACAACTCCGCTGCTGCGTATCTACATCTATACATATGCacgcatacatatatacacatacaagtATGCAAATCACATGGGCATTGCATCTTCTATTTATGTTAACCCATGGCACAACTCACCCGTTTCTCTGCTGAATGACCCTCTCCATTTAAGGGAACTTTTGTCTCATCCTCCCAGCCGGGTGCCTTCTGCACGTTGGGATGATCTTGGACAGCTGATCCATTTTTACAGTCCATGACCTTCATTTCCCAACCGAGCTCCTGACTTGAGACGTGGTGAAAGAAAAGGCTTTTCTGCGGCATTGGCAGGAACCACGCCGTGCCAAAGGCAACGGAGATGCTGGTTAAGGAGATAACGTTCAGGCTGAAGAGGGACCATCCTGCCACAGACACAAGGACCTGCCCAGACACTGAGCCCACTGTGTAGCCCACCAGGGTGGCACTCCGGCAGTAGCTGGTGACCTTCTGGTACAGGTTGATATCAACGACACTGTAGATGTATGAGTAATAGGCGATGTCAGTGGCAGTCCCGATACCGTAAAAGAACTCAAGGAACTGGACAGCCCGCAGCCCCTGGGCATACAGCAGCATGAACCAGGTGACGATGAGGCTCAGGCCCTGCAGCAGGACCACGGGCTTGTACCGCAAGTAGTCTGTGGCCAGGAACACCGGGAACAGCAGTGCCAGGTAGGAGTAAGTCCATACAGGGTAAATCTCGTTGAAGAcctagggagaaaaaaagaaacgaCGGTGTTAAGCCCCAGCCTCAGCATATTGTGAGGAAAACGCAAATACAGACACCGGGCCGCGGTACCTGCGTCTCGGAGAGGTTTTTGTGCGGCTCCAGTAGGTACCGGGTGAGGAAGGGCTCCGAGGGCCGCACGCTGCAGAAGAAGCCATAGGCGCACAGCAGCCCCGTGGGCAGTGCCCAGCAgcacccgccgccgccgctgccagcCCGGGCCAAGCGCCGCGCCGGCTGGCCCCCCCGCAGCCCCACCATGCCGGGCAGGGGCCGGGCTAGACGCGCTCCCGGGGCCGGCCGGGCCGGTGGCGGCCGCGGGCCACTCCCGGGTCACCTCCCACCGCCGCCGCCTCCCAAAAGGCACCTCCAGCCGGCGGCCCGCGGCCTTGCTCTTAAAAGATCATTCTCCGACGTGCGGGAGGCGGGGCTGAGTGCTGCCCTCTGATTGGGCACGGCCGTCTCCTGCCGGCAAAGTTGACCAATGGGGAGCGGGGGGCGGGAGGGCTGTGGCGGGAGACGAGCACATGTGCGCGGAGGGTGGGGGAGTGGTGTAGGGGCTACCGGCGGGAGGCACCTGGAAACGGGGACCGCCCGTGAGGTTGAGCGCTGCTTGCTTTACCGGAATGGCGTAGGCGGTAGGCCCCTCGGAGGAAGGAACAGTGTGTTTTATGAGTTATGGTACACGGAGACCGCGGAGGGTAAGGCTGACACCCGTCCTGCCTTCATGCAGAAGGAAGACCTGATGCAGTGAGGCAGAGCTCTGGTCGCTGCTGGCATCCCCCCACACAGGCCACTGTTCCCCCAGAATTCCCCAtctcccccttgctcccaggggcaGGCACAAGCCTTTACTGAAACCGTCTCGAAAGAGAGATCCTCtacctgctgtgctgtgcttgtTCTTCCTT
Proteins encoded in this region:
- the SLC19A2 gene encoding thiamine transporter 1; this encodes MVGLRGGQPARRLARAGSGGGGCCWALPTGLLCAYGFFCSVRPSEPFLTRYLLEPHKNLSETQVFNEIYPVWTYSYLALLFPVFLATDYLRYKPVVLLQGLSLIVTWFMLLYAQGLRAVQFLEFFYGIGTATDIAYYSYIYSVVDINLYQKVTSYCRSATLVGYTVGSVSGQVLVSVAGWSLFSLNVISLTSISVAFGTAWFLPMPQKSLFFHHVSSQELGWEMKVMDCKNGSAVQDHPNVQKAPGWEDETKVPLNGEGHSAEKRSMQEQKVDIVKVLRDLWWDLLQCYSSRTLLCWSVWWALSTCGYFQVINYAQGLWEMVLPSHSTEIYNGAVEAASTLLGAVAVFVVGHIKTSWAMWGEVALALFSFLIAAAVYIMDTVRNIWVCYASYVVFRIIYMLLITIATFQIATNLSVERYALVFGVNTFIALALQTLLTLIVVDASGLGLDIFTQFMIYASYFAAISLVFLGSGIYSIIRAYRRQEQRQSRSPENQ